In a genomic window of Streptococcus oralis:
- the comC gene encoding competence-stimulating peptide ComC, translated as MKNTVKLEQFKEVTEAELQEIRGGDKRLPYFFKHLFSNRTK; from the coding sequence ATGAAAAATACAGTAAAGTTGGAACAATTTAAAGAGGTAACAGAGGCAGAATTGCAGGAGATTCGAGGTGGAGATAAAAGACTACCTTACTTTTTTAAACATCTTTTTTCAAATAGGACAAAGTAA
- the rlmH gene encoding 23S rRNA (pseudouridine(1915)-N(3))-methyltransferase RlmH, giving the protein MKIKIVTVGKLKEKYLKDGIAEYTKRISRFAKLEMIELIDEKTPDKASELENQKILETEGERILSKVGERDFVVVLAIEGKTLSSEEFSKQLEQASIKGYSTLTFIIGGSLGLAPVVKNRANLSVSFGRLTLPHQLMRLVLVEQIYRAFTIQQGSPYHK; this is encoded by the coding sequence ATGAAAATAAAAATTGTAACAGTGGGAAAATTAAAAGAAAAATACCTTAAAGATGGTATTGCTGAATATACCAAACGAATTTCACGTTTCGCCAAATTAGAAATGATTGAGCTCATTGATGAGAAGACACCTGACAAAGCTAGTGAATTAGAAAATCAAAAAATCTTGGAAACAGAAGGTGAAAGAATTCTTTCTAAGGTTGGAGAAAGAGACTTTGTTGTTGTACTAGCCATTGAAGGAAAAACACTCTCCTCAGAGGAATTTAGTAAGCAACTAGAGCAAGCTTCTATCAAAGGATATTCAACGCTTACTTTTATCATTGGAGGAAGTTTGGGTCTAGCTCCTGTTGTAAAAAATAGGGCCAATCTTTCTGTCAGTTTTGGACGTCTGACATTACCACATCAGTTAATGAGATTGGTTTTAGTTGAACAAATTTACCGTGCTTTTACAATTCAGCAGGGTTCTCCTTATCACAAATAG